The following proteins come from a genomic window of Candidatus Binataceae bacterium:
- a CDS encoding aspartate kinase — protein MALIVQKYGGTSVGSIERIRAVADRVARTRADGDQVVVVVSAMAGETNRLFKLASQLSDSPNARETDVLVATGEQVSAALLAIRLQALGHPTVSFLAHQLKLATDSRHGNARIRSVEADRLTAALADGNIAVVAGYQGVDAKGDITTLGRGASDLTAVALAAALKADACEIYTDVEGVFTADPNICPHARKLGRVSYDEMMEMAGLGAKVLQLRSVELARRYNVPLVVRSSFSEAEGTWVGQEDKSMEEVMVSGVTLDQNQSKITISGVADRPGLAARIFGPIAETGIVVDMIIQNASADGRTDVTFTVGRDDLRGALELCRMMAAEIGAAGVRHEDQVAKVSIVGLGMRTHAGVAARMFRVLADERVNIEMIATSEIKISVVVNAKYGELAMRALHDAFLGEGGNATPAESV, from the coding sequence GTCGGCTCGATCGAGCGGATCAGAGCGGTCGCGGACCGCGTCGCGCGCACGCGTGCGGACGGCGACCAGGTGGTGGTCGTGGTCTCGGCGATGGCCGGCGAGACGAACCGGCTGTTCAAGCTTGCTTCTCAGCTGAGCGATTCGCCCAATGCGCGCGAGACCGACGTGCTGGTGGCGACCGGCGAGCAGGTCTCGGCGGCGCTGCTTGCGATTCGGCTTCAGGCGCTCGGCCATCCGACGGTGTCGTTCCTCGCCCATCAACTCAAACTCGCGACCGACTCCCGCCACGGCAACGCCAGGATTCGCTCGGTCGAGGCGGACCGCCTGACCGCGGCTCTCGCCGACGGCAATATCGCCGTCGTCGCGGGCTACCAGGGTGTCGACGCCAAGGGCGACATCACCACGCTCGGGCGTGGTGCGTCGGACCTGACGGCGGTGGCGCTTGCGGCGGCGCTCAAGGCGGACGCGTGCGAGATCTACACCGACGTCGAGGGCGTTTTCACCGCCGACCCCAACATCTGCCCGCACGCCCGCAAGCTCGGGCGCGTGTCTTATGATGAAATGATGGAGATGGCCGGGCTGGGGGCGAAGGTGCTGCAGTTGCGCTCGGTCGAACTGGCGCGGCGCTACAACGTGCCGCTGGTGGTGCGCTCCAGTTTCAGCGAAGCCGAGGGCACCTGGGTTGGCCAGGAGGACAAATCGATGGAAGAAGTGATGGTCTCGGGCGTGACGCTCGACCAGAACCAGAGCAAGATAACGATCTCGGGCGTGGCTGACCGCCCGGGACTCGCGGCGCGAATTTTCGGCCCCATCGCCGAAACCGGAATCGTGGTGGATATGATTATCCAGAACGCCAGCGCCGACGGCCGCACCGACGTCACCTTCACCGTGGGGCGCGACGACCTGCGCGGCGCGCTGGAGTTGTGCCGCATGATGGCCGCCGAAATCGGCGCCGCCGGCGTGCGTCATGAAGACCAGGTGGCCAAGGTTTCGATCGTCGGGCTCGGGATGCGCACGCACGCCGGAGTCGCGGCGCGGATGTTCAGGGTGCTCGCCGACGAGCGGGTCAACATTGAGATGATCGCGACCTCCGAGATCAAGATTTCGGTCGTGGTCAACGCGAAATACGGAGAGCTTGCGATGCGGGCGCTGCACGACGCATTCTTGGGCGAAGGCGGCAACGCGACGCCGGCGGAGTCGGTCTAG